One window from the genome of Longimicrobium sp. encodes:
- the apaG gene encoding Co2+/Mg2+ efflux protein ApaG — translation MFYYAITEGIRITAQPFFLPDHSDPQEPRYVFAYQMRIENVGTEPAQLRWRHWYIHDEGAGDSEVEGEGVIGEEPVIPPGGVHEYQSFCVLKGPEGHMEGYYEFERPAGTKFRATIPRFSLRVYEA, via the coding sequence ATGTTCTATTATGCGATAACCGAGGGGATCCGCATCACCGCGCAACCCTTCTTCCTCCCGGACCACTCGGACCCGCAGGAGCCGCGCTACGTCTTCGCCTACCAGATGCGCATCGAGAACGTGGGCACCGAGCCGGCACAGCTCCGCTGGCGCCACTGGTACATCCACGACGAGGGCGCCGGCGACAGCGAGGTGGAGGGCGAAGGGGTGATCGGCGAGGAGCCGGTGATCCCGCCGGGCGGGGTGCACGAGTACCAGAGCTTCTGCGTGCTCAAGGGTCCGGAGGGGCACATGGAGGGGTACTACGAGTTCGAACGCCCCGCAGGCACGAAGTTCCGCGCTACCATTCCCCGTTTTTCGCTGCGGGTGTA
- a CDS encoding cold-shock protein encodes MRTTGTVKWFNDAKGFGFITPENGEKDCFVHHSAIQTKGFRTLAEGERVEFDMVQGQKGPAAENVVRVGA; translated from the coding sequence ATGCGCACCACCGGCACCGTGAAGTGGTTCAACGACGCCAAGGGCTTCGGGTTCATCACCCCGGAGAACGGCGAAAAGGACTGCTTCGTGCACCACTCGGCCATCCAGACCAAGGGCTTCCGCACGCTTGCCGAGGGCGAGCGGGTGGAGTTCGACATGGTGCAGGGCCAGAAGGGCCCCGCCGCGGAGAACGTCGTCCGCGTCGGCGCCTGA
- a CDS encoding HU family DNA-binding protein, protein MNKAEFIDRVAESADLTRAAAARAVDAIFDTASGAISEAVHAAGSFSIPGFGKFTRKTRAARTGRNPRTGKEIAIPERATVSFTAGKGLKTGTSTSRRKAAATGAAVGAVAGAAAAAGTASKRSTGAKKSSSGSSGGAKKSTSSRSSSSDTGSSSGGAAKKSSGSSSGARKSSGGGSGSGSGGGSSSSGGGAAKKSSGGSSGGGSSSGAKKSSSSRGGSSGGR, encoded by the coding sequence ATGAACAAGGCCGAGTTCATCGACAGGGTGGCCGAGAGTGCGGATCTGACCCGGGCCGCGGCGGCTCGCGCGGTCGACGCGATTTTCGACACCGCGTCGGGGGCGATCTCGGAGGCGGTTCACGCGGCAGGCTCGTTTTCGATTCCCGGTTTCGGCAAGTTCACCCGCAAGACCCGCGCGGCCCGCACCGGCCGCAACCCGCGCACGGGCAAGGAGATCGCGATCCCGGAGCGCGCCACCGTGTCGTTCACGGCGGGCAAGGGGCTGAAGACGGGGACCAGCACCTCGCGCCGCAAGGCCGCGGCGACGGGTGCGGCGGTGGGCGCGGTCGCCGGTGCGGCCGCGGCGGCAGGCACGGCCAGCAAGCGCTCCACCGGCGCCAAGAAGAGCTCGAGCGGTTCGTCGGGCGGCGCCAAGAAGAGCACCTCGTCGCGCTCGTCGTCGTCGGACACGGGGAGCAGCTCGGGCGGCGCGGCGAAGAAGAGCAGCGGTTCGTCGTCGGGCGCCAGGAAGAGCTCGGGCGGCGGCAGCGGCTCGGGTAGCGGGGGCGGCAGCAGCAGCTCGGGTGGCGGTGCCGCCAAGAAGAGCAGCGGCGGGTCGAGCGGCGGCGGTTCGTCGTCGGGCGCCAAGAAGAGCTCGAGCTCGCGCGGCGGTTCGTCCGGCGGGCGGTAG
- a CDS encoding L,D-transpeptidase, whose product MKSMLVRWTAAAAILVGAAVPAVAGSGDGASARKDAADFSLAIDLSDRKLYVMEGEEVVDSYSVAVGQPRHPTPRGNFTARRIVWNPRWVPPNERWARNKRPLPAGDPRNPMGRVKIFFSDPDYYIHGTRDVDSLGEAESHGCVRMRNSEVIALAKRVMEHGGARRDPGWFRRVLNRVTSTQEVRLSDPVTVRVRA is encoded by the coding sequence ATGAAATCAATGCTGGTACGGTGGACCGCGGCGGCGGCCATCCTGGTGGGGGCGGCGGTACCCGCGGTGGCCGGTTCGGGGGACGGTGCGTCCGCCCGAAAGGACGCGGCGGACTTCTCCCTCGCCATCGACCTTTCCGACCGCAAACTGTACGTGATGGAAGGCGAGGAGGTGGTGGACAGCTACTCGGTGGCGGTGGGCCAGCCGAGGCATCCCACGCCACGCGGCAACTTCACGGCGCGCCGAATCGTCTGGAACCCGCGCTGGGTTCCGCCCAACGAGCGCTGGGCCCGCAACAAGCGCCCGCTCCCGGCCGGCGACCCGCGCAACCCGATGGGGCGCGTGAAGATCTTCTTCAGCGACCCGGACTACTACATCCACGGCACGCGCGACGTGGACTCGCTGGGCGAGGCGGAGTCGCACGGCTGCGTGCGGATGCGCAACTCCGAAGTCATCGCGCTGGCGAAGCGGGTGATGGAGCACGGCGGCGCGCGGCGCGATCCGGGCTGGTTCCGGCGCGTCCTCAACCGGGTCACCTCCACCCAGGAAGTGCGCCTCTCCGACCCCGTGACGGTGCGGGTCCGCGCCTGA
- a CDS encoding AI-2E family transporter, whose product MAADSSVRRVTWRSADIVRTFGIGVLFLFAWRFFWMVHSALFLALLAVLIAIIIHAPAKFLSRWIPFKVAFPLVLVSFIGGIVFLLFKMIPQIVTQGTELATALPNTLDQAAAWYKARTGQPPSPEMAESVNRQLSQFTARFLPLAFNAISTVLGSFAIIVLAAFLAAQPHVYRNLVLGLVSPESLPRWERLYEEAGTNLRAWVIGKACTMAGIGIVTWLGLTLLKVPGALALGGFAALMEFIPNFGPTIAAIPAVAAGFTVKPITAVYVAVFYFLLQQVQNAITVPLVEKRAVNIPPAALLVWQLMLTIGFGVLALFVATPLLAVLVVAVRILYLEPKEERQQWDRREGLAVVEPELVHEPQG is encoded by the coding sequence ATGGCTGCTGACTCGTCCGTACGCCGGGTAACCTGGAGGTCCGCCGACATCGTGCGGACCTTTGGCATTGGCGTGCTCTTTCTGTTCGCGTGGCGCTTCTTCTGGATGGTGCACTCGGCGCTCTTCCTGGCGCTGCTGGCGGTGCTGATCGCCATCATCATCCACGCGCCCGCCAAGTTCCTGTCGCGGTGGATTCCGTTCAAGGTCGCGTTCCCGCTGGTGCTCGTCTCGTTCATCGGCGGCATCGTCTTCCTCCTCTTCAAGATGATCCCGCAGATCGTCACGCAGGGGACGGAGCTGGCCACGGCGCTGCCCAACACGCTGGACCAGGCGGCGGCGTGGTACAAGGCGCGCACCGGGCAGCCGCCCAGCCCCGAGATGGCGGAGTCGGTGAACCGGCAGCTCAGCCAGTTCACGGCGCGTTTCCTTCCGCTGGCCTTCAACGCCATCAGCACGGTGCTGGGGTCGTTCGCCATCATCGTGCTGGCCGCGTTCCTCGCCGCGCAGCCGCACGTGTACCGCAACCTGGTGCTGGGGCTCGTCTCGCCCGAATCGCTGCCGCGCTGGGAGCGGCTGTACGAGGAGGCGGGGACCAACCTGCGCGCGTGGGTGATCGGGAAGGCCTGCACTATGGCGGGGATCGGAATCGTGACCTGGCTGGGGCTGACGCTGCTCAAGGTGCCGGGGGCGCTGGCGCTGGGCGGCTTCGCGGCGCTGATGGAGTTCATCCCCAACTTCGGCCCCACCATCGCGGCGATTCCGGCGGTGGCGGCGGGGTTCACGGTGAAGCCCATCACGGCGGTGTACGTGGCCGTCTTCTACTTCCTCCTGCAGCAGGTGCAGAACGCCATCACGGTGCCGCTGGTGGAGAAGCGGGCGGTGAACATTCCCCCCGCCGCGCTGCTGGTGTGGCAGCTCATGCTGACGATCGGCTTCGGCGTGCTGGCGCTCTTCGTGGCGACGCCGCTGTTGGCGGTGCTGGTGGTGGCGGTGAGGATCCTGTACCTGGAGCCCAAGGAAGAGCGGCAGCAGTGGGACCGCCGCGAGGGGCTGGCCGTCGTCGAGCCCGAGCTGGTGCATGAGCCGCAGGGGTGA
- a CDS encoding adenine phosphoribosyltransferase — MEHLKQLIRDIPDFPQPGILFRDITPLLRHPAAFREVVAAFAERFRGRVDAVAGIESRGFIFGAPLVLELGVPFVPIRKVGKLPGEKLTREYALEYGTAILEIHIDAVGPGQRVLVIDDLLATGGTARAAAGLVEAVGGIVVGIAVVIELLFLDGRRALEGYEVESLVQY, encoded by the coding sequence GTGGAGCACCTCAAGCAGCTCATCCGCGACATCCCGGACTTCCCGCAGCCCGGCATCCTCTTCCGCGACATCACCCCCCTCCTCCGCCACCCCGCCGCCTTCCGCGAGGTGGTCGCCGCGTTCGCCGAGCGCTTCCGCGGCCGCGTGGACGCCGTCGCGGGGATCGAGTCGCGCGGCTTCATCTTCGGCGCGCCGCTGGTGCTGGAGCTGGGCGTGCCGTTCGTCCCCATCCGCAAGGTCGGCAAGCTTCCGGGCGAGAAGCTCACGCGGGAGTACGCGCTGGAGTACGGTACCGCCATCCTCGAGATCCACATCGACGCCGTCGGGCCCGGCCAGCGCGTGCTGGTGATCGACGACCTTCTCGCCACCGGCGGCACCGCCCGCGCCGCCGCTGGCCTCGTGGAGGCGGTTGGCGGCATCGTTGTGGGCATCGCCGTGGTCATCGAGCTCCTGTTCCTCGATGGTCGTCGGGCGCTGGAGGGGTATGAGGTGGAGTCGCTGGTCCAGTATTGA
- the rpsU gene encoding 30S ribosomal protein S21, which yields MVEIQLGENDRLDWALKQFRRRMIRSGLFKDMRRKRFYEKPSEARKAKSKAAQRRRAKDRRNARRGRD from the coding sequence GTGGTCGAGATTCAGCTTGGTGAAAACGATCGCCTGGACTGGGCGCTCAAGCAGTTCCGCCGCCGGATGATCCGCTCGGGACTGTTCAAGGACATGCGCCGGAAGCGCTTCTACGAGAAGCCCAGCGAGGCTCGTAAGGCCAAGTCGAAGGCCGCGCAGCGCCGCCGTGCCAAGGACCGCCGCAACGCCCGTCGCGGGCGGGATTAA
- a CDS encoding DUF4394 domain-containing protein, with protein sequence MIRWKATLCALLLVTACKSSTEFDVDGVRIYGLDGANNLVEFGSRSADAVRRREISGLQPGEVLVGIDYRAGNANLYGVGNTSRLYVIDARDGEVVATPVAGPFVPALEGEAFGTDFHPGADRLRVHGSGGQNLRLDPAGTVSATDPPLTYAPGDPGAITTPRIAGTAYTTGTPTLLYGIDSNRDVLVTFPNSDAGVAKTVGPLGLNTSDDVGFDIVVTREGPIAFAVLSETRVSRLYRIDLATGTPTLIGRLATRTPIRSIAVPPGQTARP encoded by the coding sequence ATGATCCGCTGGAAGGCAACGCTCTGCGCGCTCCTGCTCGTGACCGCCTGTAAGAGCTCCACCGAGTTCGACGTGGACGGGGTGCGGATCTACGGGCTGGACGGGGCGAACAACCTGGTGGAGTTCGGAAGCCGCAGCGCGGACGCGGTGCGGCGCAGGGAGATCTCCGGCCTGCAGCCGGGGGAGGTGCTGGTGGGGATCGACTACCGCGCCGGTAACGCGAACCTCTACGGCGTCGGGAACACGAGCCGGCTTTACGTCATCGACGCCCGCGACGGCGAGGTCGTGGCCACCCCAGTGGCGGGGCCGTTCGTCCCGGCGCTGGAGGGGGAGGCGTTCGGGACGGACTTCCACCCCGGCGCGGACCGGCTGCGCGTGCACGGGAGCGGCGGGCAGAACCTTCGCCTGGACCCCGCCGGCACCGTCTCCGCCACCGACCCGCCGCTGACGTACGCGCCCGGCGATCCCGGCGCCATCACCACGCCGCGCATCGCGGGCACCGCCTACACCACCGGCACTCCCACGCTGCTGTACGGCATCGACAGCAACCGCGACGTGCTGGTCACCTTTCCCAACTCCGACGCGGGGGTCGCGAAGACGGTGGGGCCGCTGGGGCTCAACACCTCGGACGACGTGGGGTTCGACATCGTGGTGACGCGAGAGGGGCCGATCGCGTTCGCGGTGCTTTCGGAGACGCGCGTGTCGAGGCTGTACCGCATCGATCTCGCGACCGGCACGCCCACGCTGATCGGGCGCCTCGCCACCCGCACGCCGATCCGTTCCATCGCGGTACCGCCGGGGCAGACGGCGCGGCCGTAG
- a CDS encoding M48 family metallopeptidase, translated as MLEPTRATRILTQIDSRSWEHPADRATLNALRRIPGFDEVLRALFGFFGERAVRLAFLANAVRTSPTQFARVHRIYGEVARTLDAPGDYPVYVTQDPTFNAAAYGMEKPFIVVHSALEERFDDEELRFILAHELGHIMSGHVLYTTMMRLLTMLAGMGFPIVGLAARAVLVALLEWYRKAELSCDRAGILGVQDPEPGLRVMLKFAGGASGDANLAEFIRQSDEYREEGALADQVYKVLNVLGSTHPFPVIRVAEMRAWFESGAYERIIAGEYHRRGEPDTPYREDLSQAAQAYREAAKQTFGQAGDAARRVVDSFRSGFGR; from the coding sequence ATGCTCGAGCCCACGCGCGCCACGCGCATCCTCACCCAGATCGACTCGCGGAGCTGGGAGCACCCGGCCGACCGCGCCACCCTCAACGCGCTGCGCAGGATCCCCGGCTTCGACGAGGTGCTGAGGGCGCTCTTCGGCTTCTTTGGCGAGCGCGCCGTGCGGCTGGCCTTCCTGGCCAACGCCGTGCGCACCTCGCCCACGCAGTTCGCCCGCGTGCACCGCATCTACGGCGAGGTGGCGCGCACCCTCGACGCGCCCGGCGACTACCCGGTCTACGTGACGCAGGACCCCACCTTCAACGCCGCGGCCTACGGGATGGAGAAGCCGTTCATCGTCGTGCATTCCGCGCTGGAGGAGCGGTTCGACGACGAGGAGCTGCGCTTCATCCTGGCGCACGAGCTGGGGCACATCATGAGCGGCCACGTGCTGTACACCACCATGATGCGGCTGCTGACGATGCTGGCCGGGATGGGCTTTCCCATCGTGGGGCTGGCCGCGCGCGCCGTGCTGGTGGCGCTGCTGGAGTGGTACCGCAAGGCCGAGCTTTCCTGCGACCGCGCCGGCATCCTGGGCGTGCAGGACCCCGAGCCGGGGCTGCGCGTGATGCTCAAGTTCGCGGGAGGCGCATCGGGCGACGCGAACCTGGCGGAATTCATCCGGCAGAGCGACGAATACCGCGAGGAGGGCGCGCTGGCGGACCAGGTCTACAAGGTGCTCAACGTGCTGGGCTCCACGCACCCCTTTCCCGTGATCCGCGTGGCGGAGATGCGGGCATGGTTCGAGAGCGGTGCATACGAGCGCATCATTGCGGGGGAATACCACCGGCGTGGCGAGCCAGACACGCCGTACCGGGAAGACCTGTCGCAGGCAGCCCAGGCCTACCGCGAGGCCGCCAAGCAGACCTTTGGGCAGGCCGGCGACGCGGCGCGCCGTGTGGTGGACTCATTCCGCTCCGGATTCGGCCGCTGA